In the genome of Peromyscus eremicus chromosome 1, PerEre_H2_v1, whole genome shotgun sequence, the window CCCACTCTTCGTTCGTTGGCTGACCGAGTGGCGGGACGAGGCAGCCAGCAGAGGGCGCCACACGCGCTTTGTGTTTCAAAAGGTGAGTCCCAGCTGGGTCTTCTGGAGAGGGAGCCAGATGGTCCAAGTATCCAGGCTTAATGAgttcctttctcccctttgctcTCCAGGCACTGCGCTCCCTCCGACGGTACCCCTTACCTCTGCGCAGCGGGAAGGAAGCCAAGATCCTTCAGCACTTCGGAGACAGGCTCTGCCGGATGCTGGACGAGCGGCTGAAGCAGCACCTAGCTTCAGGCGGTGAGCGCCTAAGTTAATGATCCCCTAAATTTCCTGGGTGCAGGCTGTGTCTACCTTGGATACCTTAGCTTCAAATTCCCCGCTCTCAAGTAGTTGCTTTTGGACCCAGGGCTAGTGATTGACACTCTGTTAACTTCGTAGTTCTCACGTACAAAGCTAGCCGACTGAGATGCGGTGGGTGACGTTGTGAAATGAGTCTGTAATCCCTGCATTTAGGAGGTGAGggtaagaggatcaggagttcaagggtagcctgggctacttgagactgtCCCAAAAAATGACAAGGGgttaggcatggtgatgcatgcttttaatcccaacactcagaggaGACAAATGCAggaggatctttatgagttcgaggccagccagagcttcacccaatgagaccctgtctcaaaaccaaaacaccagttccagaggatccagcccccacttctggcctcttctAGCATTGCATTCAagtgatgcatagacatacacacaggcaaaacactcatatacatataataaaacagaaatgtttttaaatatgacACCAAAATTCACAAAGTGAGCAGAAGCATCAAGGCTCCTCCTGGCATCCAAATTGGGTGCAGGACTGactttcttctgtcctctgcaggtgACCATGCCCCCAGCGTACCATCTGGAGAGAAGAATCAAGCCAGTGAAAAGCCACCTGCTCAAGTCCAGGACTCCTTAATGCCAGTGAGGATTGGGAAAGGAAGTAGAAAGCTAAATGGGAGGGTTGAAAGTAGGACTTCTTGGTCTGAGGGATTAAACAGCCCTGGGTCCAGCTCTTATTGATTTAGACTGGCCTGGgacagtctctcactctctgtaagAGACACTATCTTAATTCCTAAGTAGGATTATTGAGACAGCTGTAGATAGAGTTCCAAAGGAAGCTGCTAAGTGATCCGGTTCAGAAAGCTGTGGGATTTCTACAGTGACTTTGTTTTCCAGTTGTCGTAGCTGGAGGCTGGGCCTGACACATACCCCCAACCCTTGCCCCTGCTCTGGCCACCATCACCTTCCAGATTTTCAGGGCTTTATAGCATCTCCCTCTCCAGGCCCATGTAGCCTGCTGAGACCTCAGCTGACACTTACAAACATTTGAATTCAGAGCCCTGCTGTCTCTCAGGTTCCCACCCAGCCTCAGGCAGGAAGCACTGGTGGCTATTGGCCATCACAGAACTCAGGTGCCcgtgtggtcctgctgcagctctACAGGGAACACCTGGTAAGTGTCTCCCCAAGTCAGTTGCGTGGGTGAGGCCGACTCACAGAAGTGCCTTGGCAGTGGTCATGCTGGCCACTCCGTATCGGGTTGAGGAATCCTGCCCTGAACCTACCCTCTTTCTACCATGCTTTCAGAATCCTGATGGCCACAGCTTCCTTACCAAGGAGGAGCTGCTGCAGAAATGTGCCCAGAAGGCCCCCAGGGTGAGCATTCAGCTGAGATTGGGCAGGTAGAGACCACTGTGGTCTTCCTGCATGGCAGGCAGCCTTGGTATGAAACCTGATCCAATTATGGCATATGGTTAGCAGCACAGGAAGTTTAGGCTTGGGGGTACTAGGGCCTCTCTGAGGGTCTCCTTTCCTTTTCACAGGTAGTTCCTGGAAGTTCAAGACCCTGGCCTGCCCTCCGAGGCCTCCTCCACAGGAACCTGGTCCTCAGAACACATCGGCCATCCAGGTGTGGGCCAGCTGCAGGGAGCACAAGAGGCAGGGATGAGCACATGCAGGAGTTAGGACCTTCTTAGGCTCTGTAATTCTGCAGCAGATCTCAGACCTGGTGCTCCTGAGGTTGAGGAAGGCCAGCCTTCCCACTGAGAGCCTGAGGTTGGAGGACCTGCAAAGTATGAGCAGCTGAGGGGAAGGATGAAAGGTCTGGTATTAGAGCAGGGAGCTGCGCAAACATTTGACATGTCTTAAAATTTGGCTGATTAGAGGTGCCAGAATATTCAAGGGAGGAGAGTGTGGTGCTGAGTGAAAATAGGGGGGAGGAGTTGTGAGACTTGCATTGCAAAGCTGAGACAGCCTTAGGAGGTCCTGAGGAAGCCAAGCTGAGGGACGGAGAAAGAGGACGTGGGGAGCCATTGAACTTATACCAAGGAGGGTAAAGCTCACCTAGCTTGGGGCAGCAGAGCTTGCCAGCTATAAAGAGGGTAAAACTGGcttctccacctcccaggtaCGCACTGACACCAGAGGGCCTGGAGCTGGCCCAAAAGCTGGCCCAGGCAGAAGGCCTGAGCACTCTGAACATTGGCATCAGGCCAGAGGAGCCCCATGGAGAGGAGTCAGCAGCCCCAGAAGCCACCACATCAGAACcgtaaggaaggaagggaaaatgggGGCAACTGTGTCTCGGACCTCTGTTGAGCCACAGCCGCCCGTGAGTTGTGGGGGACTGCCCTGGCACTGAGGGTTCTGGCCTTATGCACAGCCCCCATTCCCTCACAGTGGCACCAGTGAAGGTGGCATCCAGCGGCCACCACTGGAGCTGAGGCCTGGTGAGTACCGAGTGCTGTTATGTGTGGACACTGGAGAAACCAGAGGGTGAGTGAAGTGGGGCAGCCTCGAGAACAACTAGAGGGCGCTGAAGGGTGGAGGGGCCTGGCTCGCCCTGACCTGGGCCTTCTTTCTTGAAATGCTAGGGCAGGACACAGGCCAGAAATGCTCCGAGAGTTACAGCGGCTGCATGTACCCCACACAGTACGGAAGCTGCACGTTGGGGACTTTGTGTGGGTAGCACAGGAGACcaagcccagagacccaggtAAAGGGTCATGGGCAGGCATTGGAGGCTGGcatgggtgggctgggggaagactgtaagacttttttttttttaaataatttatttaactttattttatgtgcgttggtatgaaggtgtcagatcccctggaactggagttagagacagttgtgagctgctatgtgggtggtgggaattgaacctgggtcctctgggacagcagccagtgctcttaactgctgagccatctctccagccccgacaatAAGACTCTTTTTGACTTCTTGGCAGCAAGACCTGGGGAGTTAGTCTTGGACCACATTGTGGAACGCAAGCGGCTGGATGACCTGTGCAGCAGCATCATTGACGGCCGTTTTCGAGAGCAGAAGGTACCTCAGCCTGCTCACTCCTTACTTCAGCCTAGACAAAGCTGTTGGGTGGTCTCAAAGCGGAGCACCAGAGGCCTCCAGCCATTCCCATTTGGAGCCTCTTTTAAGCCATGCTGGCACACAGTAAGAACGCAAGGTTTTCTAGGCTGCCTGAGAAACTTAAAGACGCCTTGAGTACCTGTCCCTGGAGACCTCAGATAAACAAGAGCCAAACCTCTAGGATTGGAAATGCAGAAGCAGCGGGGCTCACCCTAGGGTCACAGAGGCTAATAACAGGCCTCCAAGGGTGGCTTGGAGGATGTGTAACGTTCAGAGGTTCACGGCTTTCCTACAGCAGTCATAGCAAGAGCCTGTGTGGAgtgtggagacacacacacacgatttatgatatataatttattttatggtgcattgcctgcatgtatgtctgtgcaagggtaagggtgtcagatcttaagagttacagacagttgtgagctgccatgtgaatgctgggaattgaacctgggtcctctagaggagTAGTCAgtgttgttaaccactgagccatttctccaaccctgtCTCCTTGTAATCTTAATGTGATATGATGGCCAGCCCAGACACGTAGGCATTTGGGCCTGGGCCTGACCCACCCTGCTTCTGCCTGCCTTCCCAGTTCCGCCTGAAGCGCTGTGGCCTGGGACACCGGGTGTACTTGGTGGAGGAACATGGGTCTGTCCACAACCTCAGCCTTCCTGAGAGTACCTTGCTGCAGGCTGTCACTAACACCCAGGTGAGCTGGAAGGGCAGGGGCAGGCTGGCAGATTTTGTAGTCCGTGGATTAGGCCAGGAGCCACCTCCCGTGGGTACTCTTCTCTAGGTCATTGACGGCTTCTTTGTGAAGCGTACCATGGACATTAAGGAGTCAGCTGGCTACCTGGCC includes:
- the Mus81 gene encoding crossover junction endonuclease MUS81, producing the protein MAAPVRLGRKRPLPVCPNPLFVRWLTEWRDEAASRGRHTRFVFQKALRSLRRYPLPLRSGKEAKILQHFGDRLCRMLDERLKQHLASGGDHAPSVPSGEKNQASEKPPAQVQDSLMPVPTQPQAGSTGGYWPSQNSGARVVLLQLYREHLNPDGHSFLTKEELLQKCAQKAPRVVPGSSRPWPALRGLLHRNLVLRTHRPSRYALTPEGLELAQKLAQAEGLSTLNIGIRPEEPHGEESAAPEATTSEPGTSEGGIQRPPLELRPGEYRVLLCVDTGETRGAGHRPEMLRELQRLHVPHTVRKLHVGDFVWVAQETKPRDPARPGELVLDHIVERKRLDDLCSSIIDGRFREQKFRLKRCGLGHRVYLVEEHGSVHNLSLPESTLLQAVTNTQVIDGFFVKRTMDIKESAGYLALLTKGLERLYQGHTLRSRPWETPGDAESGTRPSTNPLCSLLTFSDFNAEAVKNKAQSVREVFARQLMQVRGLSGEKAAALVDRYSTPASLLAAYDACATPKEQEMLLSTVKCGRLQRNLGPALSRTLYQLYCSHSPLT